In the Myxococcota bacterium genome, one interval contains:
- a CDS encoding CPBP family intramembrane glutamic endopeptidase — MSEVADRAPSDRIPWIPWAIAFYGLLGAAALLWNGWSGRPWAFADRLAEARGVAWGSDLALGLCAAGAVIVASNLWTQHTEGGRRLAHELGQLLGPLRWRDCLVLAALSGFAEEAFFRGAVQPRVGWILATLLFAAAHFVPGRSLGLWSVFALLAGGLLGALFVATGNLLAPIVAHAAINAVNLRMISTRFGGGFEDDPAPE; from the coding sequence ATGAGCGAAGTCGCAGACCGGGCGCCGTCCGACCGCATCCCCTGGATCCCCTGGGCGATCGCCTTCTACGGGCTGCTCGGAGCGGCAGCGCTCCTGTGGAACGGCTGGTCGGGGCGCCCCTGGGCCTTCGCCGACCGGCTCGCCGAAGCCCGCGGGGTGGCCTGGGGCAGCGATCTCGCCCTGGGGCTCTGCGCCGCGGGTGCGGTGATCGTGGCGTCCAACCTGTGGACCCAGCACACCGAGGGGGGCCGACGACTGGCCCACGAGCTCGGGCAGCTGCTGGGGCCGCTGCGCTGGCGCGACTGTCTGGTCTTGGCGGCGCTCAGTGGCTTCGCCGAGGAGGCGTTCTTTCGCGGGGCGGTGCAGCCGCGGGTCGGTTGGATCCTGGCGACGCTGCTGTTCGCCGCCGCCCATTTCGTGCCCGGGCGCTCCCTCGGCCTGTGGTCGGTCTTCGCGCTGCTCGCCGGTGGGCTGCTCGGCGCCCTGTTCGTAGCCACGGGCAACCTGCTGGCGCCGATCGTGGCCCACGCCGCGATCAATGCCGTGAACCTGCGGATGATCAGTACGCGCTTCGGTGGCGGGTTCGAGGACGATCCGGCGCCGGAGTAG
- a CDS encoding bifunctional nuclease family protein, with protein sequence MRVEHVGLDANSSPVVVLEELAGERWLPIWIGSAEAHSIGVHMAEHEAPRPNSHDLAQSLIEGLSGEVERVAVTELRSGTYYATLTLRRSDGPVDIDARPSDAIAIALRTGAPIYVREHLFAEGGGEGENDSAEAI encoded by the coding sequence GTGCGGGTCGAACACGTCGGGCTCGACGCCAACTCGAGTCCGGTCGTCGTGCTCGAAGAGCTCGCGGGCGAACGCTGGCTGCCGATCTGGATCGGGAGCGCCGAGGCGCATTCGATCGGTGTGCACATGGCCGAGCACGAGGCGCCGCGTCCGAACAGTCACGACCTCGCCCAGAGCTTGATCGAGGGACTCTCGGGGGAAGTCGAACGCGTCGCGGTCACCGAACTCCGATCGGGCACCTACTACGCCACGCTCACACTGCGACGCAGCGACGGCCCCGTCGACATCGACGCCCGTCCGAGCGATGCCATCGCCATCGCACTGCGCACCGGCGCGCCGATCTACGTGCGCGAACACCTCTTCGCCGAGGGCGGCGGCGAAGGCGAGAACGACAGCGCGGAAGCGATCTAG
- a CDS encoding adenylate/guanylate cyclase domain-containing protein, translating to MRSLQVKFSALVVALLVTACVGLAVLATQHERQALEAEVEKRGRALASSLAGAAKEPLLDTGGGDFDPELSLERLIQEVSDSEGVIAVRLLGRDGSVVASRDPAERGSPGEPRATDLAAGELMAIGRSGRRLSVAAPVLYSDVRIGEAQVEFDLQVLVDPVVASNTQQLAAVAVVVVVVGVLAGTGFVALLVGPLRRLRVGVERLAAGDVTVRVPPTSRDEVGELTRAFNEMGDSLEQKQKIQQAFGRYVDDYVLDQLLQSDADQKKAGTERDVTILFVDIRQFTRLSEGMAAHQVVGLLNECFQLISDIILGAGGTIDKFIGDSVMAYFGAPVPQADHSLRAVTAAIEIARAVERRNLQLAATPDDARVPMSIGIGIHSGSVVVGNIGSDRRTDFTAIGDAVNVAHRLEKLARPGEILVSEAVQRAVRGAARLRFEGERQLSGREEPVHVYSVELTPLRSTGTESRVARA from the coding sequence TTGCGATCGCTACAGGTCAAGTTCAGTGCTCTGGTCGTTGCGCTGCTGGTGACGGCCTGTGTCGGGCTCGCGGTCCTGGCGACGCAACACGAACGCCAAGCGCTCGAAGCCGAGGTCGAGAAGCGGGGACGGGCGTTGGCGTCGAGCCTCGCCGGCGCCGCGAAGGAGCCCCTGCTCGACACCGGAGGCGGTGACTTCGACCCCGAGTTGTCCCTGGAACGACTGATCCAGGAGGTCTCGGACAGCGAAGGCGTGATCGCAGTCCGGCTGCTGGGCCGCGACGGCTCGGTCGTCGCCTCGCGCGACCCCGCCGAGCGCGGCTCACCGGGCGAACCCCGCGCGACGGACCTGGCCGCCGGCGAACTCATGGCGATCGGGCGCAGTGGGCGACGCCTTTCGGTGGCGGCGCCCGTGCTCTACAGCGACGTCCGGATCGGCGAGGCGCAGGTCGAGTTCGACCTGCAGGTGCTCGTGGACCCCGTCGTCGCCAGCAACACCCAACAGCTCGCGGCGGTCGCGGTGGTGGTGGTCGTCGTCGGCGTGCTCGCCGGCACGGGCTTCGTCGCGCTGCTGGTCGGGCCCCTGCGTCGACTCCGCGTCGGCGTCGAACGACTCGCCGCCGGTGACGTCACGGTGCGCGTCCCGCCGACTTCGCGCGACGAGGTCGGGGAGCTGACGCGCGCCTTCAACGAGATGGGCGACTCGCTCGAGCAGAAGCAGAAGATCCAGCAGGCCTTCGGTCGCTACGTCGACGACTACGTCCTCGACCAGCTGCTGCAGAGCGACGCCGACCAGAAGAAGGCCGGCACCGAGCGCGACGTCACGATCCTCTTCGTCGACATCCGCCAGTTCACGCGCCTCTCGGAAGGCATGGCGGCCCACCAGGTCGTCGGCCTCCTGAACGAGTGCTTCCAGCTGATCTCGGACATCATCCTGGGCGCCGGCGGCACCATCGACAAGTTCATCGGCGACTCGGTGATGGCGTATTTCGGCGCGCCCGTCCCCCAGGCCGACCACTCGCTGCGGGCGGTGACCGCGGCGATCGAGATCGCGCGGGCGGTCGAGCGCCGCAACCTTCAGCTCGCCGCCACGCCCGACGACGCCCGGGTGCCGATGTCGATCGGCATCGGGATCCACTCGGGCAGCGTGGTCGTCGGCAACATCGGCTCCGACCGCCGCACCGACTTCACCGCCATCGGCGACGCCGTGAACGTCGCCCACCGCCTGGAAAAGCTGGCCCGCCCCGGAGAGATCCTGGTGTCCGAGGCCGTTCAGCGCGCCGTGCGCGGCGCCGCCCGCCTGCGGTTCGAAGGCGAGCGCCAGCTCTCGGGGCGCGAAGAGCCGGTGCACGTCTACTCGGTCGAGCTGACTCCCTTGCGCAGCACCGGCACCGAGAGCCGGGTCGCGCGCGCATGA
- the greA gene encoding transcription elongation factor GreA: MSDRVPMTPQGYAKLEADLQDLKTVQRPTIVKEIEVARAHGDISENAEFHAAKERQSHIEGRILMLEDKLARAQVIDMSGPPPDAVRFGVTVTLLDVETDEEVKYTLVGEDESDISIGKLSIASPIARALLGKGIDDAVTVRVPKGTREFEVRDIRFEPID; this comes from the coding sequence ATGTCCGACCGCGTCCCGATGACGCCCCAGGGCTACGCGAAGCTCGAGGCCGATCTCCAGGACCTCAAGACGGTGCAGCGCCCGACGATCGTCAAGGAGATCGAGGTCGCTCGGGCCCATGGCGACATCTCCGAGAACGCCGAGTTCCATGCCGCGAAGGAGCGCCAGAGCCACATCGAGGGGCGCATCCTGATGCTCGAGGACAAGCTCGCCCGGGCCCAGGTGATCGACATGAGCGGCCCGCCGCCCGACGCGGTCCGTTTCGGGGTGACGGTGACCCTCCTCGACGTCGAGACCGACGAAGAGGTGAAATACACCCTCGTCGGCGAGGACGAGTCCGACATCTCGATCGGCAAGCTCTCGATCGCTTCGCCGATCGCCCGCGCCCTGCTGGGCAAGGGCATCGACGACGCGGTGACGGTGCGTGTACCCAAGGGGACCCGCGAGTTCGAGGTGCGGGACATCCGCTTCGAGCCGATCGACTGA
- the rsmB gene encoding 16S rRNA (cytosine(967)-C(5))-methyltransferase RsmB, translated as MTSKPAPRRRPRRGRPARENPRGHHAPTRARLVALRILERVQRAGAYADVLLHSQLARSELSVADRAFVTELVYGTLRWRGRLDFLLGRFLDRPLERVEGVVATALRLGAYQIVFHERVPNSAAVDETVACTRAAGAERATGLVNAVLRKLAAKHGDEALPALENDPLGHLMHTQSLPRWVAARWLEQFGPEEAAALAAASTELPPLTVRVNPHQGDAAELIEELRDPFPDARPCHFARYGVVLGRRGNASSLPSFLAGRFTVQDEASQLVVGLLDPQPGEQVLDTCAAPGGKATAIAERVGKSGRVLALDRHPRRLDLVRRAARRLQLGRLEFVQHDATRELGELKPEGGFARVLVDAPCSGLGTLRRNPDARWRVRSGDPARLADVQLALLRQAARAVGPEGALVYSTCTVLPEENEGVIEAFLREATEFAIAPSLAAPDEVRALVDSDGFLRCWPHRHDTDGFFAVRLERRG; from the coding sequence GTGACGTCGAAGCCCGCCCCCCGGCGACGCCCCCGACGCGGACGACCTGCGCGCGAGAACCCCCGAGGCCACCACGCCCCGACGCGGGCGCGGCTCGTCGCGCTGCGGATCCTGGAACGCGTGCAGCGGGCGGGCGCCTACGCCGACGTGCTCCTGCACAGCCAGCTCGCCCGCAGCGAGCTCTCCGTCGCGGATCGCGCCTTCGTCACCGAACTCGTGTACGGCACGCTGCGCTGGCGTGGTCGTCTCGACTTCCTGCTGGGTCGCTTCCTCGATCGCCCCCTCGAACGCGTCGAAGGTGTGGTCGCCACGGCGCTCCGCCTGGGCGCCTATCAGATCGTGTTCCACGAGCGGGTGCCCAACAGCGCGGCCGTCGACGAAACCGTCGCGTGCACGCGTGCCGCGGGTGCCGAGCGCGCCACGGGCCTGGTGAACGCGGTGCTGCGGAAGCTCGCCGCGAAGCATGGCGACGAAGCGCTGCCCGCGCTGGAGAACGATCCGCTCGGTCACCTGATGCACACCCAGAGCCTGCCTCGCTGGGTCGCTGCCCGGTGGCTGGAACAGTTCGGCCCCGAAGAAGCCGCCGCTCTGGCTGCCGCGAGCACCGAGCTGCCGCCCCTCACGGTGCGGGTGAATCCGCACCAGGGCGACGCGGCTGAGCTGATCGAGGAGCTGCGCGACCCCTTCCCCGACGCGCGACCCTGTCACTTCGCCCGCTACGGCGTGGTGCTGGGTCGGCGCGGCAATGCTTCCTCTCTGCCGAGCTTCCTGGCAGGTCGCTTCACCGTCCAGGACGAGGCCTCACAGCTGGTGGTGGGTCTGCTCGATCCCCAGCCCGGCGAGCAGGTGCTCGACACCTGCGCGGCGCCCGGCGGCAAGGCCACAGCCATCGCCGAGCGCGTCGGGAAGAGCGGCCGGGTCCTGGCCCTCGATCGCCATCCCCGCCGCCTCGACCTGGTCCGACGGGCGGCACGACGTCTGCAACTCGGCCGTCTCGAATTCGTACAGCACGACGCGACGCGCGAGCTCGGCGAGCTCAAGCCCGAGGGCGGCTTCGCGCGCGTCCTGGTCGACGCCCCCTGCTCCGGGCTCGGGACGCTCCGTCGCAACCCGGATGCGCGCTGGCGGGTCCGGTCGGGCGATCCCGCGCGATTGGCCGACGTCCAGCTCGCGTTGCTGCGACAGGCCGCACGCGCAGTGGGTCCGGAGGGAGCGCTCGTCTACAGTACCTGCACGGTGCTGCCCGAGGAGAACGAGGGCGTGATCGAAGCGTTCCTGCGCGAGGCGACCGAGTTCGCGATCGCGCCGTCGCTGGCGGCACCGGACGAGGTCCGCGCGCTGGTGGACTCGGACGGGTTCCTGCGGTGTTGGCCGCACCGTCACGACACGGACGGTTTCTTCGCCGTCCGCCTCGAGCGCCGCGGCTGA
- the fmt gene encoding methionyl-tRNA formyltransferase, which yields MRLLFFGTPDFAVPTLVRLAEHPDHQVVTVVSQPNRPKGRGRKLHPSPVSAEALARELPLLRPERVGEPDVADALRATEPDLGIVVAFGQFLPKRIRELPSRGYLINAHASLLPRHRGAAPIHRAILAGDAETGISVMRVEREMDAGAVESVVRTPIAPGDTGGELTERLSVLAADAIAAALERIAAGRDQWEEQDAGLATEAPKLGSEDQDLPWDEPASALARRIWALAPTPGARCWLDETPLRILAAVPEDAALPGPPGRIQREGDVLRVATGNGALRLERLQRAGGKPLHTDAFLRGRAIEDGTVLRGRPTG from the coding sequence ATGAGACTGCTCTTCTTCGGGACGCCGGACTTCGCGGTTCCGACCCTCGTGCGCCTTGCCGAGCACCCCGACCACCAGGTGGTCACGGTGGTGAGCCAGCCGAACCGCCCGAAGGGCCGCGGCCGAAAGCTCCACCCCTCGCCGGTCTCGGCGGAAGCCCTGGCGCGCGAGCTGCCCCTGCTGCGGCCGGAACGCGTCGGCGAACCCGACGTGGCCGACGCGCTGCGCGCTACCGAGCCCGACCTCGGCATCGTCGTGGCGTTCGGCCAGTTCCTCCCGAAGCGCATCCGCGAGCTCCCGAGCCGCGGCTACCTGATCAACGCCCACGCGAGCCTCTTGCCGCGCCACCGGGGCGCCGCTCCGATCCATCGCGCCATCCTCGCGGGCGACGCCGAGACCGGCATCTCGGTGATGCGCGTCGAGCGCGAGATGGACGCCGGCGCCGTCGAGAGCGTCGTGCGCACGCCGATCGCACCGGGCGACACGGGCGGTGAACTCACCGAGCGGCTCTCGGTGCTCGCGGCGGACGCGATCGCCGCCGCGCTCGAGCGGATCGCCGCGGGTCGGGACCAGTGGGAAGAGCAGGACGCGGGCCTCGCCACCGAAGCGCCGAAGCTCGGCAGCGAAGACCAGGATCTCCCCTGGGACGAGCCGGCGAGCGCGTTGGCGCGCCGGATCTGGGCGCTCGCACCGACCCCCGGGGCGCGCTGCTGGCTCGACGAGACACCCCTGCGCATCCTGGCCGCGGTGCCCGAAGACGCAGCGCTGCCGGGTCCGCCCGGCCGCATCCAGCGCGAGGGCGACGTCCTGCGCGTGGCCACGGGCAACGGCGCACTGCGTCTCGAGCGCCTGCAACGGGCCGGGGGAAAGCCGCTGCACACGGACGCTTTTCTGCGGGGCCGGGCCATCGAAGACGGGACCGTCCTGCGCGGCCGTCCGACCGGGTAG
- the rpe gene encoding ribulose-phosphate 3-epimerase gives MKIAPSILAADFARLGEEIASIEAGGADWVHVDVMDGRFVPNITIGPFIVEAVKRSTDLPLDVHLMIVEPERYVEDFVRAGAHTVGVHVETCPHLHRSLAQIREAGARACAVLNPSTPASAVEPVLGDLDQVLVMTVNPGFGGQKFIASMLDKIATLRGWIDERKLSVDLEVDGGIGPETIGRAAQAGADVFVAGTAVFGAPDRGEAIAALRRAAEAPAPN, from the coding sequence GTGAAGATTGCACCGTCGATCCTGGCCGCAGACTTCGCGCGGCTGGGCGAGGAGATCGCGAGCATCGAGGCCGGCGGGGCCGACTGGGTCCACGTCGATGTCATGGACGGGCGCTTCGTCCCGAACATCACGATCGGCCCGTTCATCGTCGAAGCGGTGAAGCGCAGCACCGATCTGCCCCTCGACGTCCACCTGATGATCGTCGAGCCCGAGCGCTACGTGGAGGACTTCGTGCGCGCCGGCGCCCACACGGTCGGCGTCCACGTCGAGACCTGTCCGCACCTCCACCGCAGCCTTGCCCAGATCCGCGAAGCGGGGGCGCGCGCGTGTGCGGTCCTCAACCCGTCGACGCCGGCAAGCGCTGTCGAGCCGGTGCTCGGCGATCTCGACCAGGTGCTCGTGATGACGGTGAACCCGGGCTTCGGCGGCCAGAAGTTCATCGCCTCGATGCTCGACAAGATCGCCACCCTGCGTGGCTGGATCGACGAGCGAAAGCTGTCGGTCGACCTCGAGGTCGACGGCGGCATCGGTCCCGAGACCATCGGGCGCGCCGCCCAGGCCGGCGCGGACGTGTTCGTCGCGGGGACCGCCGTCTTCGGCGCCCCGGATCGCGGCGAAGCGATCGCCGCGCTGCGCCGGGCGGCCGAGGCGCCGGCTCCGAACTAG
- a CDS encoding RidA family protein: MQEVRSDRAPAPVGPYSQAVIQDGWVYASGQIPLDPATGEKVEGEIEAQTEQVLANLAAVLEAAGSDFAHVVKTTVYVTDLALFARVNAVYAKHFASEPAPARATVQVAALPLGVEVEIDAIARVR; this comes from the coding sequence TTGCAGGAAGTGCGCAGCGACCGGGCCCCGGCGCCGGTCGGCCCCTACAGCCAGGCCGTCATCCAGGACGGCTGGGTCTACGCATCGGGGCAGATCCCGCTCGACCCGGCGACGGGTGAGAAGGTCGAAGGGGAGATCGAGGCCCAGACCGAGCAGGTGCTCGCCAACCTGGCGGCGGTGCTCGAAGCCGCCGGCTCGGACTTCGCCCACGTCGTGAAAACCACGGTCTACGTGACCGACCTCGCGCTCTTCGCCCGGGTGAACGCGGTCTACGCCAAGCACTTCGCGTCGGAACCGGCGCCCGCGCGGGCGACCGTGCAGGTGGCCGCGCTGCCCCTCGGTGTCGAGGTCGAAATCGACGCGATCGCGCGGGTGCGCTGA
- a CDS encoding PEP-CTERM sorting domain-containing protein, whose product MLPRTWILLCGMGLAVCMTSPAMAATIAISTDKATYNTGEIVTIAVDLDSGGATASTALVDLLITGPVSNIQIVSTPQLTSFGGTANWSVGANQGTCITSTVCRVVDQISPNLGSPPPEDGGPRQAIVTLIFDAVGDLNISTVDGDAFFGAANQSASATIVPEPGTASLLAFGLLSLAARRRRS is encoded by the coding sequence ATGCTTCCGCGCACGTGGATCTTGCTCTGCGGAATGGGCCTGGCCGTCTGCATGACGTCGCCGGCGATGGCGGCGACGATCGCCATCTCGACGGACAAGGCGACCTACAACACCGGCGAGATCGTCACGATTGCCGTCGATCTCGACTCCGGGGGAGCGACGGCGAGTACGGCCCTCGTCGATCTCCTGATCACCGGCCCGGTGTCGAACATCCAGATCGTGTCGACGCCCCAGCTGACCTCGTTCGGGGGAACGGCGAACTGGTCCGTGGGTGCCAACCAGGGCACCTGCATCACGTCCACCGTGTGCCGCGTGGTCGACCAGATCTCGCCCAACCTGGGAAGCCCGCCGCCCGAGGACGGGGGCCCCCGGCAGGCCATCGTGACGTTGATCTTCGATGCGGTCGGGGACCTGAACATCTCGACGGTCGACGGCGACGCCTTCTTCGGGGCGGCGAACCAATCGGCGAGCGCGACGATCGTCCCGGAACCAGGCACCGCGTCTCTCCTGGCCTTCGGCCTCCTCTCCCTCGCCGCGCGCCGCCGCCGGAGCTGA
- the def gene encoding peptide deformylase — MALRPVLKFPDKRLRQVSQPIETITDELRELARDMCEVMYDEPGIGLAAPQVGEAVRLVVVDTEWTDEESERSPLILVNPELSEPEGKVLWNEGCLSVPDFEAEVERAEQILLRAQDLDGKELEIRAEGLQAVCFQHEIDHLDGVLFIDRISRLKRSRYVLKRKKQMKRDGEELPEEAS, encoded by the coding sequence ATGGCCCTTCGACCCGTCCTCAAGTTTCCCGACAAACGCCTGCGCCAGGTCTCGCAGCCGATCGAGACGATCACCGACGAGCTGCGCGAGTTGGCCCGTGACATGTGCGAAGTGATGTACGACGAGCCCGGCATCGGCCTCGCCGCGCCCCAGGTGGGTGAAGCCGTCCGCCTGGTCGTGGTCGACACGGAGTGGACGGACGAGGAGTCGGAGCGGAGCCCGCTGATCCTGGTCAATCCCGAGCTCTCCGAACCCGAGGGCAAGGTCCTCTGGAACGAGGGATGCCTCTCCGTGCCGGACTTCGAGGCCGAGGTGGAGCGCGCCGAGCAGATCCTGCTGCGCGCTCAGGACCTCGACGGCAAGGAACTCGAGATCCGGGCCGAAGGCCTCCAGGCCGTGTGCTTCCAGCACGAGATCGACCACCTCGACGGCGTGCTCTTCATCGACCGCATCAGTCGCCTCAAGCGCTCGCGCTACGTCCTCAAGCGCAAGAAGCAGATGAAGCGCGACGGCGAAGAGCTTCCCGAAGAAGCGAGCTAG
- a CDS encoding FAD-dependent oxidoreductase, with product MATDYQIVDAGDVARWDETADVVVVGMGAAGSTASITAREAGAEVLVLDRASGPGGTTLNAAGHLYLGGGTRVQRAVGVEDSVEDMFQYLLSVTPEPDEAKIRLYCEESVAHFDWLVERGVPFNDTIHKQKTVVQFTDECLIESGNEAAWPFREKAKPSIRGHKVAMPGEAGGGKLIEKLVAHAEGLGVRIAYDHGVTALVRDGARIVGVRAKSFDGEKHVRARQAVVLAAGQFGMNEELIKEHCRLLGDDRITKQGSTFDDGAGHLLGEAAGGVLDHMDGALITTPFYPPEQNLFGIMVNQHGKRFINEDVYHSKSSIACLDQPEGIVYLIGDGSFLERPLFRWQDFVDAWETIEEMEKDLGIPEGVLQKTIADYNEYARSGDDREFHKAAKWMKPIETAPFAALDLRIGHAQYAGFPLGGLRVSIDAEVLREDGSAIEGLFAAGGCASNIAQDGAGYSSGTCIGEATFFGRRAGVKAASLAKV from the coding sequence ATGGCGACCGACTATCAGATCGTGGATGCGGGGGATGTCGCGCGCTGGGACGAGACTGCCGACGTCGTCGTCGTCGGCATGGGAGCGGCCGGCTCGACTGCGTCGATCACCGCGCGGGAGGCTGGCGCCGAGGTGCTGGTCCTCGATCGGGCGAGCGGGCCCGGCGGCACCACGCTCAACGCGGCGGGCCATCTCTATCTGGGCGGCGGGACCCGCGTGCAGCGCGCCGTCGGCGTCGAGGACAGCGTCGAGGACATGTTCCAGTACCTGTTGTCGGTGACGCCCGAGCCCGACGAGGCGAAGATCCGCCTCTACTGCGAAGAGAGCGTGGCCCACTTCGATTGGCTGGTGGAGCGCGGCGTGCCCTTCAACGACACGATCCACAAGCAGAAGACCGTCGTGCAGTTCACCGACGAGTGTCTGATCGAGTCGGGGAACGAGGCCGCCTGGCCGTTCCGCGAGAAGGCGAAGCCCAGCATCCGCGGCCACAAGGTGGCGATGCCCGGCGAGGCGGGTGGCGGCAAGCTGATCGAGAAGCTGGTGGCCCACGCGGAAGGCCTCGGCGTGCGGATCGCCTACGACCACGGCGTCACCGCCCTGGTGCGCGACGGCGCGCGCATCGTCGGCGTCCGCGCCAAGAGCTTCGACGGCGAGAAACACGTACGCGCGCGGCAGGCGGTCGTGCTGGCCGCCGGCCAGTTCGGCATGAACGAAGAGCTCATCAAGGAGCACTGCCGGCTGCTCGGCGACGACCGCATCACGAAGCAGGGCAGCACCTTCGACGACGGCGCGGGTCACCTGCTGGGCGAGGCGGCCGGAGGCGTACTCGACCACATGGACGGCGCGCTGATCACCACGCCCTTCTACCCGCCCGAGCAGAACCTGTTCGGGATCATGGTGAACCAGCACGGCAAGCGCTTCATCAACGAGGACGTCTACCACTCGAAATCGTCGATCGCGTGCCTCGACCAGCCCGAGGGCATCGTCTACCTGATCGGCGACGGCTCCTTCCTCGAGCGTCCGCTGTTCCGCTGGCAGGACTTCGTCGATGCGTGGGAGACGATCGAAGAGATGGAGAAGGACCTCGGCATACCCGAGGGCGTGCTGCAGAAGACGATCGCCGACTACAACGAGTACGCGCGCAGCGGCGACGACCGCGAGTTCCACAAGGCGGCGAAGTGGATGAAGCCGATCGAGACGGCGCCCTTCGCGGCCCTCGACCTCCGCATCGGTCACGCCCAGTACGCGGGCTTCCCGCTCGGCGGACTGCGCGTGTCGATCGACGCCGAGGTGCTGCGCGAGGACGGCAGTGCGATCGAGGGGCTCTTCGCCGCCGGCGGGTGTGCGTCGAACATCGCCCAGGACGGGGCCGGCTATTCGAGCGGGACCTGCATCGGCGAGGCGACCTTCTTCGGCCGCCGGGCCGGCGTGAAGGCGGCGTCGCTCGCGAAGGTCTGA